In Oncorhynchus nerka isolate Pitt River linkage group LG21, Oner_Uvic_2.0, whole genome shotgun sequence, the following are encoded in one genomic region:
- the LOC115104049 gene encoding TANK-binding kinase 1-binding protein 1-like — MESLFGGELGLLGGGEGLRDDGCGLGSGVNWSSSPIQDDMYPSHFALAAAYHDIKTRLASLERENSSIKRKLKNYEVKFPMISEFEEERTLQCCSCEPKETSLLQSETTNLQQRVNSLTQELQKSKEREERLEDVIQAYEKIHMEKSNVQRDLDKMTTLAEQHMERICGLESALRQREGSLQKLSAQLHSKNIHYLQLHTSLDVPRERNGRGPTLQSSRSLDAVSDLKLQRLEAELEGARQQAQGACQREKEMKEELQRLQAEIRQLQQNVQRQEVTTPCEHCDMEWIKKAGDEQVNLALAYTELTEELVRVRGLAVKQTEILRKASHEQMVLRHSPAPQRRSPASQRPSPDRLHPSPPLSPSSPPSGPASYSPTGLSYSPTGPASYSCRPTSQRLRARFQGRRSYSEVADSSAHQRPPPRLLRDPVSTLPKNMGESGAYSRPPRISLVGLPRPASARGAVGAGGGGGGGGSSLSSSPHHHALELGFPLAAEGRHFCHLKDPPAPTPQSSDDEEWRCPSPVSSPPRTLGAMGVSSREPPPCPSFLALKDPATLACHLPGYLNADHAQSWPSINLWMETEENDARSCPLCQLTFPTGYPDDALIKHIDTHLENSKI, encoded by the exons ATGGAGTCTCTCTTCGGGGGCGAGCTGGGCCTCCTGGGCGGGGGCGAGGGGCTGAGGGATGACGGCTGCGGCTTGGGGTCGGGGGTCAACTGGTCGTCCTCACCCATCCAAGACGACATGTACCCCTCCCACTTCGCCCTGGCCGCCGCCTACCATGACATCAAGACGCGATTGGCCAGCCTGGAACGAGAGAACAGCAGCATCAAGAGGAAGCTGAAGAACTATGAGGTTAAG ttCCCTATGATCAGTGAGTTTGAGGAGGAGAGGACCCTACAGTGCTGCTCCTGTGAACCCAAAGAGACCAGCCTACTGCAGTCAGAGACCACCAACCTGCAACAGAGAGTCAACTCCCTCACGCAGGAG CTCCAGAAGAGtaaagagcgagaggagaggctggaggatgTGATTCAGGCCTATGAGAAGATCCACATGGAGAAGAGTAACGTTCAGAGAGACCTGGACAAGATG ACAACACTAGCAGAGCAGCATATGGAGCGTATCTGTGGTCTGGAGTCAGCTCTGAGGCAGAGGGAAGGGTCCCTGCAGAAACTCAGTGCTCAGCTGCACAGCAAGAACATTCATTACCTACAGCTACACACCAGTCTGGACGTGCCtcgtg AGCGGAACGGGCGGGGTCCGACCCTGCAGAGCTCTCGTAGTCTGGACGCCGTGTCCGACCTGAAGCTGCAGCGGTTGGAGGCGGAGCTAGAAGGGGCGCGGCAGCAGGCCCAGGGTgcgtgtcagagagagaaggagatgaaggaggagcTACAGAGGCTGCAGGCAGAGATCAGACAGCTGCAGCAGAATGTACAGAGACAG gAGGTGACCACACCCTGTGAGCACTGTGACATGGAATGGATAAAGAAGGCAGGAGATGAACA GGTGAACCTGGCATTGGCCTACACTGAgctgacagaggagctggtgcGTGTGCGAGGTCTGGCTGTCAAACAGACTGAGATCCTCAGGAAGGCATCCCACGAGCAGATGG tcctgAGACACTCCCCAGCCCCCCAGCGTCGCTCCCCGGCCTCCCAACGCCCCTCCCCAGACcgcctccacccctctcctcccctctcaccttCCTCACCCCCTTCTGGCCCTGCATCCTACTCCCCAACTGGCCTCTCTTACTCCCCCACCGGCCCAGCCTCCTACTCCTGCCGGCCAACCAGCCAACGGCTGCGTGCCCGCTTCCAGGGGCGCCGCAGCTACTCGGAGGTGGCCGACTCGTCTGCCCACCAGAGGCCCCCCCCCAGGCTGCTCCGTGACCCAGTCTCCACACTGCCCAAGAACATGGGGGAGTCTGGGGCTTATTCCCGCCCGCCCAGGATTTCCCTGGTGGGGCTTCCCCGGCCGGCCTCGGCCCGTGGAGCTGTAGGTgctggtggagggggaggaggtggtggcAGCAGCCTGAGCAGTAGCCCCCACCACCATGCCCTGGAGCTGGGCTTCCCTCTAGCTGCAGAG GGGCGTCACTTCTGTCATCTGAAGGATCCCCCGGCCCCCACCCCCCAGTCGTCTGACGATGAGGAGTGGAGGTGCCCATCCCCGGTCTCCAGTCCTCCCAGGACACTGGGGGCCATGGGGGTAAGCTCACGGGAACCCCCTCCCTGCCCTTCCTTCTTGGCCCTAAAGGACCCGGCTACCCTCGCCTGCCACCTGCCAGGGTACCTGAACGCAGACCACGCCCAGTCCTGGCCCTCCATCAAT TTGTGGATGGAGACGGAGGAGAACGACGCCCGGAGCTGCCCTCTGTGTCAGCTGACCTTCCCAACTGGTTACCCCGATGACGCCCTCATCAAACACATCGACACGCACCTGGAGAACAGCAAGATCTAA